The following are encoded in a window of Dromaius novaehollandiae isolate bDroNov1 chromosome 11, bDroNov1.hap1, whole genome shotgun sequence genomic DNA:
- the LOC112983297 gene encoding BTB/POZ domain-containing protein KCTD12 produces the protein MALADSASCAKANEDFPFPEIIELNVGGQVYITRHPTLVSVPGSLLWEMFTQKNIRSLARDSKGRFFVDRDGFLFRYILDYMRDQQLVLPDHFPERSRLQREAEYFMLPELVKMLAPKLSKQNSIGDDPCQSDPEELSPNADGTRNLASASATLTSAGAGAPGGSVTASTGAAGTEIRRSGFITIGYRGSYTLGRDSQTDAKFRRVARIMVCGKTSLAKEVFGDTLNESRDPDRPPERYTSRYYLKFTFLEQAFDKLADAGFHMVACNSTGTCAFAHDQTDDKIWTSYTEYVFYRE, from the coding sequence ATGGCTCTGGCAGACAGTGCAAGCTGTGCCAAAGCCAACGAAGACTTCCCTTTCCCTGAGATCATTGAACTCAATGTGGGTGGACAAGTCTACATCACTCGCCATCCTACACTGGTCAGTGTGCCTGGCTCACTGCTCTGGGAAATGTTCACACAGAAGAATATCCGCTCCTTGGCCCGTGACAGCAAGGGACGGTTCTTCGTGGATCGGGATGGCTTCCTCTTCCGTTACATCTTGGATTATATGAGGGACCAGCAGCTAGTGCTGCCCGACcacttcccagagaggagccgtCTGCAGCGAGAAGCCGAGTACTTCATGTTGCCAGAGCTTGTGAAGATGTTGGCCCCCAAACTCAGCAAACAGAACTCTATTGGAGACGATCCATGCCAAAGTGACCCGGAGGAGCTGTCCCCCAATGCTGATGGCACTCGCAACCTAGCTTCTGCCAGTGCCACACTCACTagtgctggagctggtgcccctGGGGGCTCAGTCACTGCCAGCACAGGTGCTGCCGGCACCGAAATCCGCAGGTCAGGTTTCATCACCATCGGCTACCGGGGCTCCTACACCCTGGGCAGGGACAGCCAGACGGATGCCAAGTTCCGCAGGGTGGCACGGATCATGGTTTGTGGCAAGACCTCACTGGCCAAGGAAGTCTTTGGGGATACCTTGAATGAGAGCAGGGACCCAGACAGGCCCCCAGAGAGGTACACCTCCAGGTACTACCTCAAGTTCACCTTCCTGGAGCAAGCCTTTGACAAACTCGCTGATGCTGGCTTCCACATGGTGGCCTGCAACTCCACAGGCACCTGTGCCTTCGCCCATGACCAGACAGATGACAAGATCTGGACCTCTTACACCGAATATGTTTTCTATCGTGAGtga